In the genome of Bradyrhizobium arachidis, one region contains:
- a CDS encoding DNA -binding domain-containing protein: MDGSKEIAIAQGVFESDRIAGRSWKTDDLRSRTIRLVKLGRRLMILRFRAVLHKGRRRNDSS, from the coding sequence ATGGATGGCAGCAAGGAAATAGCTATCGCGCAGGGCGTTTTCGAAAGTGATCGTATTGCTGGCCGAAGTTGGAAAACAGACGACCTGCGCAGCCGAACCATTCGGCTTGTTAAGCTGGGGCGGCGTCTCATGATCCTTCGCTTCCGCGCAGTGCTCCACAAGGGCAGACGAAGGAATGACAGTTCATGA
- a CDS encoding helix-turn-helix domain-containing protein produces the protein MFILASEQAAQDDEVPLNAIRAFVTVAREGSVTRAATTLGTTQSSVSRYLSALRDYLGAT, from the coding sequence ATGTTCATTCTGGCGTCGGAGCAGGCGGCTCAAGACGATGAAGTTCCTTTAAACGCCATCCGCGCTTTTGTGACCGTCGCCCGCGAAGGCAGCGTCACGCGCGCCGCCACCACCTTGGGAACAACACAGAGTTCTGTCAGCCGCTATTTGTCCGCACTGCGGGACTATCTGGGTGCGACCTGA
- a CDS encoding isocitrate lyase/phosphoenolpyruvate mutase family protein codes for MSPAKRLRARMAESGLVHIMAAHSPLSAILAEEAGFDGLWASGFELSALYGLADMSLISMAQHLDMLRAIAGRTTIPIVADIDTGYGNAINVMHAIGEYERAGASAIVIEDKTFPKVTSLAADGRQQLLRVEEFQGKIEAALATRRDPNLLVIARTEALIAGLGEAEALDRAQAYVKAGADMILIHSKKKDPAEIESFSRAWSGSVPLALVPNAYPDLDACRVKELGNVQMMIYGNYGIRASSTALRDTFRRIIADGGVQNVHKDIVPVEEIFRLQRMDEVKAAETRFLR; via the coding sequence ATGTCCCCTGCCAAACGCCTGCGCGCTCGAATGGCCGAAAGCGGCCTTGTCCACATTATGGCGGCTCACAGTCCGCTTTCAGCGATCCTCGCGGAGGAAGCCGGCTTCGACGGGCTGTGGGCCTCCGGCTTCGAACTTTCCGCGCTTTATGGCTTGGCTGACATGAGCCTGATTTCGATGGCACAGCATCTGGATATGCTGCGAGCAATCGCCGGCCGCACGACGATACCGATCGTGGCCGACATCGACACGGGCTATGGCAATGCGATCAATGTCATGCATGCGATTGGCGAGTATGAAAGGGCCGGCGCCAGCGCCATCGTCATCGAGGACAAGACATTTCCCAAGGTAACGAGCCTTGCTGCGGACGGGCGCCAGCAACTGCTGCGCGTCGAGGAATTCCAGGGCAAGATCGAGGCTGCTCTCGCCACAAGACGAGATCCAAATTTGCTTGTGATCGCGAGGACCGAAGCGCTCATCGCTGGCCTTGGCGAAGCTGAAGCCTTAGACCGCGCGCAAGCATATGTGAAGGCTGGTGCCGACATGATCCTGATCCATTCAAAGAAGAAAGATCCTGCCGAGATCGAAAGCTTTTCCCGCGCCTGGAGCGGTTCAGTGCCACTGGCCCTTGTGCCAAATGCTTATCCGGATCTGGATGCCTGTCGGGTCAAGGAGTTGGGTAACGTCCAGATGATGATCTATGGCAATTACGGGATCCGGGCCTCAAGCACGGCGTTGAGGGACACCTTCCGCCGCATCATCGCTGATGGCGGCGTCCAGAACGTCCACAAGGATATTGTACCGGTCGAGGAAATCTTCAGACTCCAGAGAATGGACGAAGTTAAGGCAGCTGAAACGCGCTTTCTGCGCTGA
- a CDS encoding ABC transporter ATP-binding protein: MASVLIESITKAYGLVPVLRSVSLSIADGEFLTLLGPSGCGKSTLLRILAGLEVQDAGSVSIGERIVDGVRPKRRDIAMVFQSYALYPHMSVASNIALPLRMRRLSALQRLPLIGRLLPGTTQIAADIGMEVSRTAKSLGIGQLLSRKPGQLSGGQRQRVAVGRAMVRHPAVFLMDEPLSNLDAKLRVQLRAEIKELHQRLGVTFIYVTHDQAEAMTLSDRVAVMLEGELLQVAPPQSIYSDPDNRRVAEFIGSPKINLLDGVMRERGLIDVAGWTIQIEADALAGTPLSLGIRPEALYLAEHAGQGVLTGSVRMVEHMGSDLFVHLDLAGIDQPLIARLMAERAPHIAPGQTLHVGARPDRILLFTRDGRRLRREADSVRRYVAPLREAAG; the protein is encoded by the coding sequence ATGGCATCGGTTTTGATCGAAAGTATCACTAAGGCCTACGGTCTGGTGCCCGTCCTGCGCAGCGTCTCGCTGTCGATAGCCGATGGTGAATTCCTGACGCTGTTGGGACCATCGGGGTGTGGTAAGTCGACGCTGCTCCGGATCCTGGCCGGACTTGAGGTGCAGGACGCTGGCTCCGTCTCGATCGGCGAGCGAATCGTGGACGGAGTGCGGCCAAAGCGGCGGGATATCGCAATGGTGTTCCAATCCTATGCGCTCTATCCCCATATGAGCGTTGCGTCGAACATCGCGCTGCCGCTGCGGATGCGTCGGCTCTCTGCCTTACAGAGGCTCCCCCTTATCGGCCGCCTTCTGCCAGGAACGACGCAGATCGCCGCGGACATTGGGATGGAAGTCTCCCGTACGGCTAAGTCCCTAGGCATCGGCCAACTATTGTCGCGCAAACCGGGGCAACTCTCGGGCGGCCAACGCCAGCGTGTCGCGGTTGGTCGGGCGATGGTGCGCCATCCAGCTGTTTTCCTAATGGACGAACCCCTATCCAATCTCGATGCCAAGCTGCGCGTGCAGCTGCGCGCCGAGATCAAGGAACTGCACCAACGGCTCGGGGTCACCTTCATCTATGTTACGCATGATCAGGCCGAAGCGATGACCCTTTCGGACCGCGTGGCGGTGATGCTCGAGGGTGAGTTGTTGCAGGTTGCTCCACCGCAAAGCATCTATTCCGATCCAGACAATCGCCGCGTTGCCGAATTCATCGGCTCACCCAAGATCAACTTGCTTGATGGTGTGATGCGCGAACGCGGCCTAATCGACGTGGCCGGTTGGACGATCCAGATCGAAGCGGATGCCTTGGCAGGCACGCCGCTCTCGCTCGGCATTCGTCCGGAGGCTCTTTATCTCGCAGAGCACGCGGGCCAGGGAGTGCTGACAGGTTCGGTGCGAATGGTCGAGCACATGGGATCAGATCTCTTCGTACATCTCGATCTTGCCGGCATCGATCAGCCCTTGATCGCAAGGCTGATGGCCGAGCGGGCGCCGCATATCGCGCCAGGCCAGACCTTGCATGTCGGCGCGAGACCGGATCGCATTCTTCTGTTTACACGGGATGGACGGCGCTTACGGCGGGAAGCGGATTCTGTTCGCAGATACGTCGCTCCGCTCCGCGAGGCCGCGGGATGA
- a CDS encoding carbohydrate ABC transporter permease produces MSEPRAFSNACHRSLTRRGASFLAASPARRQAFVVAFAGYGLAGPAVFFLLLLFLLPVVGVFFIALTDWQLGAGSFAFVGLANYREAFADPTFRASLANTAVYVLIVVPGTLLGGLTVALLIESGKSCRSFYRAIHFLPFMATITAMAIVWEALLHPTIGLVNQMFAAVGLSTANWLRNENTVLPVLGTIGIWQNLGYAMVLFLAGLKSIPRDLYDAADVDGADLWIDRLRTVTLPLLGPVSMFVVIVVALRALECFDAVKVLTQGGPGNASEVLLYTLYRESFEYLRSGYGAALAVVFLAMVGTLTLINALVMDKKVHYQ; encoded by the coding sequence ATGAGTGAGCCTCGTGCTTTTTCCAACGCTTGTCATCGGTCATTAACGCGGCGTGGAGCCTCATTTCTAGCGGCCTCACCAGCTCGTCGGCAAGCGTTTGTGGTGGCATTCGCAGGATACGGGCTGGCTGGCCCGGCGGTCTTCTTCCTGCTGCTGTTGTTCTTGTTGCCGGTGGTTGGGGTGTTTTTCATTGCGCTCACCGACTGGCAGCTGGGGGCGGGCTCTTTCGCCTTCGTCGGCCTCGCCAACTACCGTGAGGCGTTCGCGGATCCCACCTTTAGGGCCTCCCTCGCCAACACCGCTGTCTATGTTCTGATCGTCGTGCCTGGTACGCTGCTTGGCGGCCTTACGGTTGCACTTCTGATCGAAAGCGGAAAATCCTGCCGCTCGTTCTATCGTGCCATTCATTTCCTGCCCTTTATGGCAACGATCACGGCTATGGCCATTGTCTGGGAGGCGCTGCTGCATCCCACGATAGGCCTCGTGAACCAGATGTTCGCCGCCGTGGGCCTTTCGACCGCCAATTGGCTGCGCAATGAAAATACCGTCCTTCCGGTGTTGGGCACTATCGGGATCTGGCAAAATCTCGGCTATGCGATGGTGTTGTTTCTCGCGGGCCTCAAAAGCATCCCGCGAGATCTCTACGATGCAGCCGATGTCGATGGTGCCGACTTATGGATCGACCGGCTCCGCACTGTCACTCTGCCCTTGCTCGGGCCGGTCTCGATGTTCGTTGTCATTGTTGTGGCACTGAGGGCCTTGGAATGCTTCGACGCGGTGAAGGTACTGACGCAAGGCGGCCCTGGGAATGCCTCCGAGGTACTGCTCTACACGCTCTATCGAGAGAGTTTTGAGTATCTGCGCAGCGGATATGGCGCCGCTCTCGCCGTCGTCTTTCTTGCCATGGTCGGAACTCTCACGCTCATCAATGCCCTCGTCATGGATAAGAAGGTGCATTACCAATGA